The genomic interval TCTAGAATTTCTGAGATGTAGACATGAAACTATGATCAACACAATGTTTACAGATTATTAttgaaatttttctatatttaagaAGTGCCTCAGAggcacttttttcagcatggtaaattcatgaaaatgaaacacagacAGTAATGGACGATGAACAGCTTTATCTGGTGTTTGAACAAAACAGTACACGGTTTATCACAGCACCCAATCACAACAAGTTCCCACCCCCTAAAAGTCCAATAAATCAGGGAAAGTGTCCACCACTTGATTCTAGTTTGGCTCATAATTTGGTCTTTTTAATCTAACCAAAAAACCTGTTTGGGTATCAGCAACAGCCTATATGCAGCTCAGATCTGACACTATGCATTCCGTTCATTTGCTCATTTGGGAGTGGGAGGTTTGGGGAAGGACAGTGAAAAAGGGGTTATGAAAGTTTACCATAAACCTAACCAAATAAGTCACTGTGTATGGATATCCAGCCAGGAAGCCCTTTCTTGAACATCTGTCCCTAATAGCTAAATGTTTACAATGGCTATGTTGATTAAACTTGAGTTGCTGAAAACATACCTGCAATTGCTTTCCATCTGGCTGTGAAGCAATGTAGCTGACTTGctgggatggagggggagggggtggtggtggtggtagtcccTGAGATACACTGGTAGGAGCAGCTACCTGCATGAGAGGCACTCCTGTGTGCAGATGCAAGGGCAGCTGAGGATGAATGTTAAATGGACTGCGCTGGAGATTCATCAGAGGAGCGTGAACACCCACTGGATATGGGAAGATATTCATAGGCTGGTGTTGTGCATTCATTTGTTGCTGCATTACATTCATTTGTGGTTGCATCATATTTATAGGTAGCTGAGAACCATCACCTTGTTGGTTTGTTTGGTCTTTTAGGTTAGAatctatcaaaagaaaaaaggcttatgaaaaaaaatcatgttacaAATTTCTTTAGCCAGAGAAACAAAGAACCACTGGTTACAATTAAATAGCAATTAACAGAACACCTAAACCAATACCCAATTATTCAGTTTAATCCTGTCATTCCTAAATAATGTGGGCTGATTTTCTAACTGAAAGAAAACATtcaactaaaattattttaaagcataacTTCACACAATAACATTGGTCAGCACTCACAAAGAATCAGTAGCTCAAGAAACTTCCTAGTTAAATAATCACATAAAATTTAACTAGATTACTAAATTAGAAGgttaatcactttttaaaaatctgcaacaGAGTTTTTCTTGCAATGTTCCCAAGAGAAGTCAAGAAAAGGTAAACCTTTTTTAGCAGAGTGACTTATTTATAGGAAAACAATGATCAAAAAAATTCAAGTGCACACATCtgatataaatgaaacagaatttaAATCCTGCATAGTACTATCTCAAATTCTTCTACTGTAGcaaattatacttaaaatatttatgtctttGGCAAGGTTTGGGGCAGGCATggggtgaaaaaagaaaataaatattgaagtGTACATCTATTATACAATACAAAGTGACTTGTAAATAACTGGGATTCATtttaacataaaactataaatagGGATTATTTCAATTCATATAAATAAggtattaaatttttaatctctttcttcAAATGAAAGTGTTGATAAATAAACATAATGTTACCCTGTTCAGTTGTTTCCTCCTCTTGTCTCATCCATCCAGACTGTGGACCTGAAGAATTCCTCCCTCGTCGTGAATAATAGTTTTGTACATCTGCTGGCAGAGTCTTTCTCACAGCCCAACTTGATGCAGATGTCCACCCCGACCTATCTGCCGGTGTATCAAATGAGAACTCTTGCTCACTTTTCCGTTTATAGGGTTGCTGTTCCACAAACTTGAAAGTCTCATTCCCTGAACTATTTGAATTCCCTGAGAGGGGTTTTCGGTTTTGCCAcctattttcattttgatctgTGTAGGCAAAACCACCTCTGTAAGCGCCTCTGCCACGGTTACCTCTACCACGGTTAGACATCCAACCTGAACCAAAGTTTTTATTCCAAGAATTCcctgaattttcatttctattttcttcccaATGAGAATCTTTTAACTTTTCTGGATTTCTGGTCCTCGGATCAGgcccagaatttattttttctgttaccCAACTGGGGCAGTCATTTCTATGTTTGTCAGCAGAATTTGAATCATCAGCATCTGGActgatgtcatttttttctcttcttgtattttcattctgtttctctgagtCATTCTTTCTGTATCGATCATTTCCTCGTGGACATCTCCAACCATCATTTGCCCATCTTTCCTTCCATCGAGGAGAATAACTGACTCTGTCATTTCTACCAAATGATGAACTCTTACTTTTTGTTCTAGATCTTGATGGTGACCTAGAACGAGATCTGGACCGAGACCACCTTCTGGTTCTCCTTTCTCTATCTCGATCTCTCTTTGGCCCATCTCtatcactttctctttctctgctccgGGACCTGGATTTTTCTCTTGGGGAGGAATCTTTCAGTCTTGACTGAGATCTTCTGTTCTCTCTAGAAGTGTCTCTTTTTGGGGAGAGtgattcagatcttttgccttcCCTAGTGCTATCTCTTTTTGGAGATCGAGACTGAGATTTCCTCCTTTCTCGTGGGTCCTTTTTTGGGGACTGAGAACGAGATTTTCTCCGTCCTCTTGCAGATTCTTTCTTGGGAGATGGTGATCGAGacttcctgctttcttttccagtttctctTTTGGGAGATGGAGACTGAGACCGCTTCTTTTCTCGTGCAGTGTCTTTGTTGGGAGACCAAGTTGTAGATGGAGAATGAAATCTAGATCTTCGAGTACGAGGCTTTTTGGCTTTATCTATCGTATCTATTGGGATTTCAGATGGTTGAGATACAGTTTCAACCTTTTCATTTGAAGGACCAGAAGATGACATATTCTTTTGGGAACTGTGCTCCACAAAATTTTCATTCAATTGTTTAGCATCAGCATTTACAGATGGTTCGAGTTCAGATTCATTCTGGTCACTGCAAAATGAATCACATTCCATAGGTATCATTTCATTATTGTCCTCACTAAAATGCTTCTGAGTCAGTGCAACATGTGTTTTAGGCAATTCTGTAGATCTGGGATGTTCAACCAGAGATTCAGTCTTTTCTTCGAAAGATTTGTCCAATTTGGTGTTaagatctttttttaataaattgttttcAGAGTCTTGAATACTATTGAAATTTTCATTCCCTGAAGTATCACATGTTGCAATTATTTCTGCATCTTCATTTTCAACATGCCCAAGCAAATGAACCTCTGAGCTCTCAATAGATTTTTTGTCCACTGTTTGTATAATTCCACCCTCAGAAGATTCTAATTTGGGGCTGTCAATAAGATGTTCTGTTTTTACTGTAGAATCTTTATGGTCAATAATTTTTACTATAGGACTCTCCATAACTTTTCCTTCATTAACCGCTGACTCTACGTTCTCAGGGATCTCACCTAGGCTTGATATAGGTTGGTGTACTTCAATTTCAGATCCTGAACATGTAAGAAAATCATTTGGAAGATGATCTGTACATCCATCTGCTTTTACTTCTGATTCTGAAGGTAAAGCTATTTGGTCCTGATTTTCCAATGGGTCACCTCCTTTTTCAGAAGTATTCTTAGAAATCTCACTTTCCAGACATAAAATATTAGCCTCTATACCTGTATTCTCAACTTTTTGaatttcctcctcctctccgACTAGCACAGGAGGATCTTGGGTACCAGACTCAGAATATAAAGATTCTACTCTTTCCTCTGTATCATGGGTCTCACTATGTTCCTCACTTTCTTCTACTGGCTCACTGCAACTTCTCAAGCCATTAGCAGACTCATTTTCTACATTTATCTGCACAGTGTTACTACTTTCTACATCTGATTGATGTTCTTTCTCTAACACAGGTGGTATGTCAGATTCTACTATTTCTTCATCTACTGAATCACTGGAAGATGATTTTTCAGGGGGAGGTAAAGAGCTCCGAAGTTTCTTTTTCAGTAAAGgtagttttcttcctcttcttacagaCTTCCGTTTTGGAGCCTGCCTTGTTTGCTTTTCTGACTCACCTGAAGAGGAAACACTTACAGATGGATTATTACTATCTGGGGCATCACACCCAGAATTATTTGATACTGGTGACCTCTGAGACTGACTGACTGGTTCAGCTCTCGTGTTACGTGTAGATCTCCTTGTAGGAGTTGTTGCTGCTGGTTTTCGTCTTGATCCTCTGGTGCTTGAGGTACCAGAAGTTtgcttcttctcttctccttcttgagTATGTGCTAATGCATATCCTTTGCAAGAAGTACCTAAtaatacatgttttttaaaaaagtaaaaagtaagtgTATGTTTCAAAAATGATAATAGTTTGGCTTAAGCTTATTTTAGCATAAAATAGACATCTATAACAGAGTAAAACAAAATATACTTGTGaatcaaattataaataaatgcatagcTACTAACACCTGAGTAATACCAATTTTTTAATGCTACTGAAATGAGTTATCCCAAGATTTGAATCCATGTGGGCaattttatagggaaaaaaacaaaagaaaatatgtttcgTCTGATAACTGCCATTTGCTTAATGAATCACTAGGCAAAAGCAAGAGACAACAGCTATCCACAAATAGTAAAGACTCAAATTATTTGTTCATAATTAGTAGGAGATATTACTTTAAAGATCATGGTTTGAACATTGAAGCCCTAAAGAGAAAGGAGACTTCTAATCAGTTCCTCAAAGACATGAAGTTGTAATTTCTTAAAAGGGATTTTCTAGTTGGGACAATTTTAAAGTCAAGTCActgtacaaatatttatagaaatatctAGGACTTACTATCTATACCTTATTTACACTTTTTCTAAGTCATCAACACTCATACTTTTTATGAGACTGAAAGAGgctaataactttttttaaactagaaaGAATTTCAAAAACTTTACCAAAATTTTCTAAAGATATGGTACTTGTTGGAAAAATAGTTCTTGGCAACACAGAGGAGATGAGAGGAAGGACTTCTGTTTCAATATTCCAGGGTATAAAACTAATTctgaaaattcaaaacaaaataaagacatttttgtttaaatggtttaaaaattaaaCCAGCAATTTAAAGGTACTAATTTTCCAAATCAGGTTAGCAACATTAAAATACAGGgtgcttaaattattttttgccaAATAGCTAAAAATGTAAGCTCAAGGTTACTCATTGTTCAAAGATGGCTACCAACTggctgcaaaaaacaaaaacaaaacaaaaaaccttttaaaagcaTGTTTTTCGCTAAATtaatagcaaagggagatcaaaGGCAACTTAATACATAACAGTTGTttcttgtttaaataaattaatgcaatactttgtcaaaaaattttttagccttttttccccaccactctaaaaaataataaatttggataataaaatgcagataaataaaatacacaaatgaaaTGCACAGATTTTAAGTGCACAGTGTGATGACTTTTGACCAATGTATATACCTGTATAACCTCCACACCAAACAAGAAATAGGACATTTCCGCCATCCCATAAAGCTCCTTCATGCCCCTTGCACCAGCCCCCCCTCCACTTCCAAAGAGATAATTTAGTCGAGTTAATCAAATCAGGTTTTAAAGAAATTATCAAGGTCAAAGGGGAATCagtccataaatttaaaaaaagtaacaaaaactgAAAGTAAAACTACATCACTTGAATTTTGAATGTGATAACCATCATGGATGTTTATCACATTTTTTATTAGACTTCTTTATGTTTTTACAGCATATATCAAGGccaaaaacatcaaaataaatacatttttaaaaaggaaaaaaacacctgATTTCTATTGCTATGTTATATTCTAAAATTCCTCAATCTGAGGATGATGGCTCTTCAAGGTTCCCAGGGTCTCTATGGACCTGCTAAGACCCcaaagtttcttcatttataaccAATCCACCCTCAGCTTCTTCCTACTCCGATTCATATTTTGTTCAGTCAGGTCTCCTAACAAAAGACTATCTCACCCAGTCTAAGGTGAGATTCTGGAGTAGGAGGAAAGAAGCTTGAAAAACAATGTGCAACTTGCACATGTACAAAAAAAACAGCTCTAAGAAAAGGTTTCATATTATACATATCTGGACTAATTTTACTTATGTTCCATTGTTATTCCTAGAGGGTGAAGGCCCTTTGCAGAACTGTATTACAGTGATATATAATAGTTACAGTATGTTACAGGAATGAATATAAAACTCTGGCAAGGAACTTGGTCTTTACATAGGAGCCTGATTTAAGTATACATCGTGTACCTACCGATGTGTTAATAGCTTCAGAATAAACTAAGAAAGAAAGGGCTAGATTATAGAAAGTCATGAATGCCAGGGCAAAGTAGGGACTTGATCAAGTAGTTATTTAGAATAACACTGTGGAGATGGGAAGTGTCATGATAAAATCAGTGCTTTAGCTAATAGCACACAGGGAAGATTGGAATGGAGGAAAAGATAGAAGAAGGATGGAAGACCTGAATGCTATTACTAATAATGAATCTTATCATTTGGGTGCTCTCCCTGTTAAAGTAATCAAATATctacatttattaaacaaataaataaaatattctttacttTTCAAGGAGTTCTTTAAATAAGGGCTTTTCATTAGGCATCTGAAACACCAAAGTTGAATTAAACAAAACTTTCTTAGAAACATACCTATTGAATAAGATACCTCTATGCCTTATTAATGATATCTTATGCACATGTTAGCATGTAGGCACTTtagtaaacaatttttttttaccttccaaTTCCAGGTAACGTATCAGGAAACCATGACAATTCCAGTTCCTGTCTCTTCTGCCTAATCAATGCACTGATTTCATTGACTTCTAAAAATTCTGTActaaaagataaattttagaCCCTCATCAGAATTCCAAATATTTAAGTTCAGAATAACAACTGGGTTATACCATAAATAGCAGAAGTTTTTATACCTAGCATTataaatcacattttttaaaaaaagaaccttttTCTATTTAAACACATTCAAAATGAACTCATTCCtaaactaaaatttttatattataaatctaAATTGTACTAATCTGATTCATAAAAATAACACTTGAATTTCTATCTTAAGTGACagaattaaaaagtcaattcAGACTAATATCCTTATTATTGAGAGAAAAGAGCAACACTACTTCTATCCCATGAACCAAAGTTGCAGCAAGCAGTTCCAGCCAAAATTCTAGGTGCAATAGTTTGCCATCTGAAACTAAGCAtaagacaaaagaagaaaataaaggaaggcaTGGTTATTTTTGTAACCAAAAATGGGTACACTTCAGTTTTTCAAAAGGCTACTCGGATGTAATTGTTTTCTTTGGTACCTTGCCAGCCTCTAAAATTAAATCACAATCTTAATCTGTTGGTTGTTCATTCAACCAACTCCATGTGATTTTAAAACCCCAACTTAATCTTCAAATTCCACAAATATCTACTCAGTATCTATAATGCCAGTTACTAAGGATTCAAAGATGACTGAGTCTACTCTGaaagtgttctgctttattagtTACTTCCCTCATCATTTAACAACTAGCCTACTTCTCTATCACATAAAAACCTTGTGTAGAACaacttaatttattattaatgaaaAGGAAGACCACTAGCATAGGCAGTCACTGCATAATAGAGGGTCACAAAGTAACAGGTTTCCCTTTGTTTATttgccaaaagaaacaaaaacataaaacaaggtGCTTTTATAATGTTTGTTGAGCCAAGTTTAAATTTCTACCAAAAGTtaactataataattaaaatatcaaatataaaaaGCATAAATTACAAGCAAAAAATACTAACCGGTAAGCTGTACAGGTAAAAGAAGATTCTCCAGTGTGACTACTAGAAGAGAAGATACTGGAGAAAAAATTTCTGAAGCACTGATTTGTACATGGATTTGATCTTTGAGGCTAGAAAAGTAAAGAGAGGTTGGTGTTACAGCAAACAAAATCTTTCCATAATAGGTAGGtaatattgggttagccaaaaagttcatttaggTTTTTCTGTTAAATCTTAACTGAAAAactcgaacgaactttttggcccacccaatagttatatttaaatattttgatatacCTGAGGCACTAGAGTTATGTACCAAAACAATAATAAACTATTATtatctaagaaaaatatttttctttatttcaacaaaccttatttgtctttattactgcattttcttttcctcccatttCACTGTATTTAGAGTTTCCTGTACAAAGACACAAAAAGATCTTcccttaatttttactttaaaaggttTTAAACAAGTATTAATACTGGCATATTGACAAGAGAAGGTTGAAATGTGTAGAAAAGTTGTATTCAAAATAACAGTACttgcatttatataattttttaaaatgctaattttatCTTGTTAAGCCacagacaaaaggaaaatataagaggCCACAATACAGAAAACCAGTGAAGCATGTAAAATTGCTATGCTTGGAGCATTAAGTATTAAAATTCTAGTCAATATTTTCTGGCACCATGTGCAAACTTAAACCATCTTATAATAAAAAGCATATAAAAGAAgtc from Balaenoptera ricei isolate mBalRic1 chromosome 10, mBalRic1.hap2, whole genome shotgun sequence carries:
- the SCAF11 gene encoding protein SCAF11 isoform X2, whose translation is MKKKTLYTLNVGDQDYEDMEGEENKDNTATTGLLYSETDRCPICLSCLLEKEIGFPESCNHVFCLTCILKWAETLASCPIDRKPFQAVFKFSALESCVKVHIKRQLRETNDKKNESSFKKQLSCQENSKSCVRKKVKREDLLSAKLYDLKMIYRNSKYSEMGGKENAVIKTNKPQRSNPCTNQCFRNFFSSIFSSSSHTGESSFTCTAYRTEFLEVNEISALIRQKRQELELSWFPDTLPGIGRISFIPWNIETEVLPLISSVLPRTIFPTSTISLENFGTSCKGYALAHTQEGEEKKQTSGTSSTRGSRRKPAATTPTRRSTRNTRAEPVSQSQRSPVSNNSGCDAPDSNNPSVSVSSSGESEKQTRQAPKRKSVRRGRKLPLLKKKLRSSLPPPEKSSSSDSVDEEIVESDIPPVLEKEHQSDVESSNTVQINVENESANGLRSCSEPVEESEEHSETHDTEERVESLYSESGTQDPPVLVGEEEEIQKVENTGIEANILCLESEISKNTSEKGGDPLENQDQIALPSESEVKADGCTDHLPNDFLTCSGSEIEVHQPISSLGEIPENVESAVNEGKVMESPIVKIIDHKDSTVKTEHLIDSPKLESSEGGIIQTVDKKSIESSEVHLLGHVENEDAEIIATCDTSGNENFNSIQDSENNLLKKDLNTKLDKSFEEKTESLVEHPRSTELPKTHVALTQKHFSEDNNEMIPMECDSFCSDQNESELEPSVNADAKQLNENFVEHSSQKNMSSSGPSNEKVETVSQPSEIPIDTIDKAKKPRTRRSRFHSPSTTWSPNKDTAREKKRSQSPSPKRETGKESRKSRSPSPKKESARGRRKSRSQSPKKDPRERRKSQSRSPKRDSTREGKRSESLSPKRDTSRENRRSQSRLKDSSPREKSRSRSRERESDRDGPKRDRDRERRTRRWSRSRSRSRSPSRSRTKSKSSSFGRNDRVSYSPRWKERWANDGWRCPRGNDRYRKNDSEKQNENTRREKNDISPDADDSNSADKHRNDCPSWVTEKINSGPDPRTRNPEKLKDSHWEENRNENSGNSWNKNFGSGWMSNRGRGNRGRGAYRGGFAYTDQNENRWQNRKPLSGNSNSSGNETFKFVEQQPYKRKSEQEFSFDTPADRSGWTSASSWAVRKTLPADVQNYYSRRGRNSSGPQSGWMRQEEETTEQDSNLKDQTNQQGDGSQLPINMMQPQMNVMQQQMNAQHQPMNIFPYPVGVHAPLMNLQRSPFNIHPQLPLHLHTGVPLMQVAAPTSVSQGLPPPPPPPPPSQQVSYIASQPDGKQLQGIPSASHVSNNMSTPVLPAPTAAPGNMGTVQGPSSGNTSSSSHSRASNAAVKLAESKKLQIQEKAAQEVKLAIKPFYQNKDITKEEYKEIVRKAVDKVCHSKSGEVNSTKVANLVKAYVDKYKYSRKGSQKKTLEEPVSTDKNIG
- the SCAF11 gene encoding protein SCAF11 isoform X1 → MKKKTLYTLNVGDQDYEDMEGEENKDNTATTGLLYSETDRCPICLSCLLEKEIGFPESCNHVFCLTCILKWAETLASCPIDRKPFQAVFKFSALESCVKVHIKRQLRETNDKKNESSFKKQLSCQENSKSCVRKKVKREDLLSAKLYDLKMIYRNSKYSEMGGKENAVIKTNKPQRSNPCTNQCFRNFFSSIFSSSSHTGESSFTCTAYRTEFLEVNEISALIRQKRQELELSWFPDTLPGIGRISFIPWNIETEVLPLISSVLPRTIFPTSTISLENFGTSCKGYALAHTQEGEEKKQTSGTSSTRGSRRKPAATTPTRRSTRNTRAEPVSQSQRSPVSNNSGCDAPDSNNPSVSVSSSGESEKQTRQAPKRKSVRRGRKLPLLKKKLRSSLPPPEKSSSSDSVDEEIVESDIPPVLEKEHQSDVESSNTVQINVENESANGLRSCSEPVEESEEHSETHDTEERVESLYSESGTQDPPVLVGEEEEIQKVENTGIEANILCLESEISKNTSEKGGDPLENQDQIALPSESEVKADGCTDHLPNDFLTCSGSEIEVHQPISSLGEIPENVESAVNEGKVMESPIVKIIDHKDSTVKTEHLIDSPKLESSEGGIIQTVDKKSIESSEVHLLGHVENEDAEIIATCDTSGNENFNSIQDSENNLLKKDLNTKLDKSFEEKTESLVEHPRSTELPKTHVALTQKHFSEDNNEMIPMECDSFCSDQNESELEPSVNADAKQLNENFVEHSSQKNMSSSGPSNEKVETVSQPSEIPIDTIDKAKKPRTRRSRFHSPSTTWSPNKDTAREKKRSQSPSPKRETGKESRKSRSPSPKKESARGRRKSRSQSPKKDPRERRKSQSRSPKRDSTREGKRSESLSPKRDTSRENRRSQSRLKDSSPREKSRSRSRERESDRDGPKRDRDRERRTRRWSRSRSRSRSPSRSRTKSKSSSFGRNDRVSYSPRWKERWANDGWRCPRGNDRYRKNDSEKQNENTRREKNDISPDADDSNSADKHRNDCPSWVTEKINSGPDPRTRNPEKLKDSHWEENRNENSGNSWNKNFGSGWMSNRGRGNRGRGAYRGGFAYTDQNENRWQNRKPLSGNSNSSGNETFKFVEQQPYKRKSEQEFSFDTPADRSGWTSASSWAVRKTLPADVQNYYSRRGRNSSGPQSGWMRQEEETTEQDSNLKDQTNQQGDGSQLPINMMQPQMNVMQQQMNAQHQPMNIFPYPVGVHAPLMNLQRSPFNIHPQLPLHLHTGVPLMQVAAPTSVSQGLPPPPPPPPPSQQVSYIASQPDGKQLQGIPSASHVSNNMSTPVLPAPTAAPGNMGTVQGPSSGNTSSSSHSRASNAAVKLAESKVSVTVEASADSSKTDKKLQIQEKAAQEVKLAIKPFYQNKDITKEEYKEIVRKAVDKVCHSKSGEVNSTKVANLVKAYVDKYKYSRKGSQKKTLEEPVSTDKNIG
- the SCAF11 gene encoding protein SCAF11 isoform X3, with amino-acid sequence MKKKTLYTLNVGDQDYEDMEGEENKDNTATTGLLYSETDRCPICLSCLLEKEIGFPESCNHVFCLTCILKWAETLASCPIDRKPFQAVFKFSALESCVKVHIKRQLRETNDKKNESSFKKQLSCQENSKSCVRKKVKREDLLSAKLYDLKMIYRNSKYSEMGGKENAVIKTNKPQRSNPCTNQCFRNFFSSIFSSSSHTGESSFTCTAYRTEFLEVNEISALIRQKRQELELSWFPDTLPGIGRISFIPWNIETEVLPLISSVLPRTIFPTSTISLENFGTSCKGYALAHTQEGEEKKQTSGTSSTRGSRRKPAATTPTRRSTRNTRAEPVSQSQRSPVSNNSGCDAPDSNNPSVSVSSSGESEKQTRQAPKRKSVRRGRKLPLLKKKLRSSLPPPEKSSSSDSVDEEIVESDIPPVLEKEHQSDVESSNTVQINVENESANGLRSCSEPVEESEEHSETHDTEERVESLYSESGTQDPPVLVGEEEEIQKVENTGIEANILCLESEISKNTSEKGGDPLENQDQIALPSESEVKADGCTDHLPNDFLTCSGSEIEVHQPISSLGEIPENVESAVNEGKVMESPIVKIIDHKDSTVKTEHLIDSPKLESSEGGIIQTVDKKSIESSEVHLLGHVENEDAEIIATCDTSGNENFNSIQDSENNLLKKDLNTKLDKSFEEKTESLVEHPRSTELPKTHVALTQKHFSEDNNEMIPMECDSFCSDQNESELEPSVNADAKQLNENFVEHSSQKNMSSSGPSNEKVETVSQPSEIPIDTIDKAKKPRTRRSRFHSPSTTWSPNKDTAREKKRSQSPSPKRETGKESRKSRSPSPKKESARGRRKSRSQSPKKDPRERRKSQSRSPKRDSTREGKRSESLSPKRDTSRENRRSQSRLKDSSPREKSRSRSRERESDRDGPKRDRDRERRTRRWSRSRSRSRSPSRSRTKSKSSSFGRNDRVSYSPRWKERWANDGWRCPRGNDRYRKNDSEKQNENTRREKNDISPDADDSNSADKHRNDCPSWVTEKINSGPDPRTRNPEKLKDSHWEENRNENSGNSWNKNFGSGWMSNRGRGNRGRGAYRGGFAYTDQNENRWQNRKPLSGNSNSSGNETFKFVEQQPYKRKSEQEFSFDTPADRSGWTSASSWAVRKTLPADVQNYYSRRGRNSSGPQSGWMRQEEETTEQDSNLKDQTNQQGDGSQLPINMMQPQMNVMQQQMNAQHQPMNIFPYPVGVHAPLMNLQRSPFNIHPQLPLHLHTGVPLMQGIPSASHVSNNMSTPVLPAPTAAPGNMGTVQGPSSGNTSSSSHSRASNAAVKLAESKVSVTVEASADSSKTDKKLQIQEKAAQEVKLAIKPFYQNKDITKEEYKEIVRKAVDKVCHSKSGEVNSTKVANLVKAYVDKYKYSRKGSQKKTLEEPVSTDKNIG